From one Rosa rugosa chromosome 4, drRosRugo1.1, whole genome shotgun sequence genomic stretch:
- the LOC133742337 gene encoding uncharacterized protein LOC133742337, with product MERSEPTLVPEWLRSTGSVTGGGSSTHHFVSSSDVPSLAHHMRNRPSKSITEFDSPRSPYLDRSSSSNSRRSSSNGSAKHAYSSFNRSHRDKDREKEKERLNFGEPWDRDCSDPLGSLYTSKDHLRRSQSVLSRNKSEVLPRRAAIDSKSCSNSSHNNGNGLISGVGVGIQNTVFDKDFPSLGTEERQGVPDIGRVPSPGFTSAVQSLPVGNSALIGGEQFKSALAEVPNAIIGSSSSGSFSVQPTVAATSVSGASIATAGLNMAEALAQAPARARTAPQLSIKTQRLEELALKQSRQLIPVTPSMPKSSALNSSDKLKPKTAVRAGEMNATVKGGQQQPSQSHHANQSLHGGPVKSDAPKTSHGKFLVLKPVWENGISSSPKDVTSPTSNASSRAANSPLAVAPPVVSASSRSPNNPKLSAVERKVAALDLKSGATLEKRPSLSQVQSRNDFFNLLKKKTSVNSSNTLPDSGPNISSPTMEKSGDITREVFSDPASPHIENGGEVTGNGDSSEEVQRFSGTGPSAAVYPDEEEARFLRSLGWEENSGDDGGLTEEEINAFYDQYMKSRPSLKLSRGMQPKLSMLPESHATNLDGATTELSSSDSGSEA from the exons ATGGAAAGAAGTGAACCCACATTAGTTCCAGAATGGCTGAGAAGTACAGGCAGTGTTACTGGAGGTGGCAGTTCAACCCACCATTTTGTATCATCTTCAG ATGTTCCGTCCTTGGCTCATCACATGAGAAATAGACCTTCAAAGAGCATAACTGAATTTGATAGCCCTCGTTCTCCTTATTTGGACCGCTCTTCCTCCTCTAATTCCCGGAGGAGTTCTAGCAATGGTTCTGCAAAGCATGCTTACAGTAGTTTTAACAGAAGCCACCGTGACAAGGACCgcgaaaaggaaaaagaaagattaAATTTTGGCGAACCTTGGGACCGTGACTGTTCTGACCCTCTGGGAAGCTTGTATACCAGTAAGGACCATTTGCGACGTTCCCAGTCTGTGCTTTCCAGGAATAAGAGTGAAGTGTTGCCCCGAAGAGCTGCTATTGATTCAAAAAGTTGTAGCAACAgcagtcataacaatggcaatgGTCTGATTTCTGGGGTTGGAGTTGGTATTCAGAATACTGTGTTTGATAAGGATTTTCCCTCACTTGGAACTGAAGAAAGGCAAGGTGTGCCTGATATTGGCAGAGTCCCATCTCCGGGATTTACCTCAGCTGTTCAGAGCCTGCCTGTTGGCAATTCAGCTTTAATTGGGGGAGAGCAATTTAAATCAGCTTTGGCAGAGGTGCCTAATGCTATAATTGGAAGCAGTAGCTCAGGATCATTTTCGGTTCAACCAACTGTTGCTGCTACTTCAGTGTCGGGGGCTTCCATTGCAACGGCTGGTCTTAACATGGCTGAAGCATTAGCGCAAGCTCCAGCAAGAGCTCGCACTGCTCCTCAG TTATCTATCAAGACACAAAGGCTTGAGGAATTGGCTCTCAAGCAGTCGAGGCAATTAATACCAGTGACACCTTCAATGCCAAAATCTTCA GCTCTTAATTCTTCTGACAAGTTAAAACCCAAAACAGCAGTCAGAGCTGGTGAGATGAATGCAACTGTTAAGGGTGGGCAGCAGCAGCCCTCTCAGTCGCACCATGCCAATCAATCTCTTCATGGGGGGCCTGTCAAGTCTGATGCTCCAAAGACATCTCATGGGAAGTTCCTTGTTCTCAAACCAGTATGGGAAAATGGTATCTCTTCTTCTCCAAAGGATGTCACTAGCCCCACAAGTAATGCAAGCAGCAGAGCAGCAAATAGCCCACTTGCTGTTGCTCCTCCAGTTGTGTCCGCTTCTTCAAGGAGCCCTAACAATCCAAAGCTTTCGGCGGTGGAAAGAAAGGTAGCTGCCTTGGATCTGAAATCTGGAGCCACTTTGGAAAAGAGACCTTCTTTGTCTCAAGTCCAGAGCCGGAATGATTTCTTTAATCTCCTAAAGAAGAAAACCTCAGTGAACAGTTCAAATACTCTCCCAGATTCAGGCCCTAATATTTCATCTCCCACTATGGAGAAATCTGGTGACATAACTAGGGAAGTATTCAGTGATCCTGCGAGCCCTCACATTGAAAATGGTGGTGAGGTGACTGGCAACGGTGATAGCTCTGAAGAGGTTCAGAGATTTTCTGGTACTGGCCCAAGTGCAGCAGTTTATCCGGATGAGGAAGAGGCTCGTTTCCTCCGTTCTCTTGGATGGGAGGAAAATTCTGGTGATGACGGCGGTCTAACTGAAGAAGAGATCAATGCCTTTTATGACCAG TATATGAAATCAAGACCATCTCTCAAACTGAGTCGAGGCATGCAGCCGAAGCTTTCAATGCTGCCTGAATCTCATGCAACTAATTTGGATGGGGCAACTACTGAACTGAGCTCATCTGACTCTGGGTCTGAAGCTTGA
- the LOC133743911 gene encoding uncharacterized protein LOC133743911, with protein sequence MDMLELWAIFGPGFAGAVFGAGWWFWVDAVVCSSVTVSFVHYLPGIFASLAALMFNCVKKDDIDYSPYEEGEWRLKLWLFIAYVVSFVSLAASVGLLIQDSLVTTGPSVWTGTAGVLQAVFVLVSGLIYWTAHSE encoded by the exons ATGGATATGCTGGAGCTTTGGGCAATCTTCGGGCCAGGCTTCGCCGGCGCTGTGTTCGGCGCCGGCTGGTGGTTCTGGGTCGACGCCGTCGTTTGCAGCTCCGTCACGGTCTCATTCGTTCACTACCTCCCAG GTATATTTGCTTCTTTGGCGGCTTTGATGTTCAATTGTGTGAAGAAGGACGACATTGATTACTCTCCTTACGAAGAGGGCGAGTGGAG GTTGAAGCTTTGGCTGTTCATTGCTTATGTTGTTTCCTTTGTATCGTTGGCGGCATCGGTGGGTTTGCTAATACAAGATTCACTTGTGACGACTGGCCCTTCAGTGTGGACAGGAACTGCTGGTGTATTGCAAGCCGTTTTCGTGCTGGTCAG TGGACTTATATATTGGACTGCTCACTCGGAGTAA
- the LOC133742336 gene encoding uncharacterized protein LOC133742336 — MTGGRCHGKKKKMMGRGADGGCGTEEKPCPISRVPPKIPATLPEIPKKSVGVDLYSQARKALCERSPFDVVEDASASASAAAAPSSSSSVVPTTLPRGLASFLSRQSDSRKRHKKSHSASDKKHSRQSEKSKGYSVWAETEEYFRPLTLPDIEALTGVSEISKVAATKCFSIPNLGNIPELNGNENVNVGLVFSEECVCGRNSNETVNGGNANEVAAEDDGGNASEVVCKDEIVNGGNASEVVVKDENADDGSGNSDVVEKVNENDGNENGAVEEEDKTEQNGQSMEIDSGLPEEEKKSCSVSDSDSPRGIEWLLGYRNKTSLATERPSKKRKVLGADAGLEKVLSASPCDGKPSLCHFCCKGDAGKESNRLIVCSSCKVVVHQKCYGVLEDVDASWLCSWCRHNTGDSNSANPCVLCSKQGGALKPVLKNGNSGGSPEFAHLFCCQWMPEVYIEDMEKVEPIMNVGGIPETRRKLICNICKVKWGACVRCSHGACRTSFHPMCAREARQRMEIWAKYGLNNVELKAFCSKHSEVPNNSNTEPEDPSVSIDKNSNISDSSHVTSSPKKLNKLKIGGRNGDNVAVSVETSDNSDKFSDSRSQEIPMNDRGKFEGSCEDVNASGNLNLTPILQKLIDCGKVDVKDVALEIGVSPDSLSASLADDSVVPDVQCRIVKWLKDHTYLDLMQKNVKTNLRPSFASLAEFGGSDAPLSESGMSDPVAVKSVPPRRRTKGGVRILKDNKVLSSSEQAFCDNGIPLDKIKLDKTISEGPKDLKEESISDVVEKNMTVLNGLQDSLPTHSPEMEGYSTKPLNCSLLQKGQEVVTITPLQTNSVIANVDPSFSVEKPVPESKKSGPEAPSSYVHPPMQKTLSQMENGVSLKNPIHGSSQGEVSRVEASSHASVCCNHQNTHPKCYDTICKTDERNLEQLAKARKLGVLEMSPEDEVEGELIYYQHRLQNNITARKHYTDVLIRNVAKSLPKETDAARNQKWDAVLVNQYLCELREAKKQGRKERRHKEAQAVLAAATAAAAASSRISSFRKDVVDEHPHQENVVKLSTFSGRSSFSSQMIPRAKETFPRVAVPRVSVEKHSGAVNSGSDISKEHPRSCDICRRSETMLNPILVCSSCKVAVHLDCYRSARESTGPWYCELCEDKATANVWEKEHLTAECGLCGGKTGAFRKSSDGQWVHAFCAEWVFESTFKRGQVSLIDGMDTVSKGLDFCYICRRKFGVCIKCSYGHCQATFHPSCGRSSDFYMNVKTLGGKQQHKAYCERHSLEQRAKADTQKHGMEELKNLYTIRAELERLRLICERIIKREKVKRELLICSHDLLAVKRDHVARSVLVNSPFLLPDASSESATTSLKAQTDDYRSCSETLQRSDDVTVDSTISVRHRTRVPITIDNDQRTDDDSSTSQNQFTHNLLDRMQFSEKQIPFRPSAATCNLSEDGGYRSKSKKHAEMFSKELVMTSDQASVKNMLLPKGYAYVPADCIPNEKQANQDTCSGERPEGDG, encoded by the exons ATGACCGGAGGCCGATGTcacgggaagaagaagaagatgatgggtAGGGGTGCGGACGGAGGTTGCGGCACCGAGGAGAAGCCCTGCCCGATTTCTAGGGTTCCGCCCAAGATTCCGGCGACTCTGCCGGAAATTCCTAAAAAGTCGGTTGGGGTTGATTTGTATTCTCAGGCGAGGAAGGCCTTGTGTGAGCGGTCGCCGTTTGATGTGGTTGAGGACGCCTCGGCCTCAGCCTCAGCTGCTGctgctccttcttcttcctcgagTGTGGTCCCCACCACCTTGCCGAGGGGGTTGGCTAGCTTCTTGTCCAGGCAATCTGATAGCCGGAAGCGGCACAAGAAGTCGCATTCGGCGTCGGATAAGAAGCATTCCCGGCAGAGTGAGAAGTCGAAGGGGTATAGTGTGTGGGCAGAGACAGAGGAGTACTTTAGACCCTTGACATTGCCTGATATTGAAGCCTTAACTGGGGTATCTGAGATTAGTAAGGTAGCTGCTACCAAGTGTTTTTCGATTCCGAATTTGGGAAATATTCCCGAGCTGAATGGAAATGAAAATGTGAATGTGGGACTTGTTTTCAGTGAGGAGTGTGTTTGTGGTCGTAATTCGAATGAGACTGTAAACGGTGGCAATGCTAATGAGGTTGCCGCCGAGGATGATGGTGGGAATGCTAGTGAGGTTGTTTGCAAGGATGAGATTGTGAATGGCGGTAATGCTAGTGAGGTTGTTGTCAAGGATGAGAATGCAGATGATGGGAGTGGCAATTCGGATGTAGTTGAAAAGGTTAATGAGAATGACGGAAATGAAAATGGGGCTGTGGAAGAGGAGGACAAGACGGAGCAGAATGGGCAGTCGATGGAAATTGATAGTGGTTTGcctgaagaggaaaaaaaaagctGTTCTGTTTCGGATTCTGATTCTCCCAGGGGTATTGAGTGGCTTTTAGGTTATAGAAACAAGACTTCTTTAGCGACAGAGCGCCCTTCAAAGAAGCGAAAGGTTCTTGGTGCTGATGCAGGGTTGGAGAAAGTCCTAAGTGCTTCTCCTTGTGATGGGAAGCCATCTTTATGCCATTTTTGCTGCAAGGGTGATGCAGGAAAAGAGTCAAACCGATTGATTGTTTGTAGTTCTTGTAAGGTTGTGGTTCATCAGAAGTGCTATGGAGTGCTAGAAGACGTAGATGCATCATGGTTATGCTCTTGGTGTAGGCACAACACTGGTGATAGTAATTCAGCAAACCCTTGTGTGCTTTGCTCTAAGCAGGGTGGTGCTTTGAAGCCAGTTCTGAAGAATGGTAATAGTGGTGGATCTCCGGAGTTTGCCCACTTGTTTTGCTGTCAGTGGATGCCAGAGGTTTATATAGAGGATATGGAGAAGGTGGAACCCATCATGAATGTCGGAGGAATACCGGAAACCCGCAGAAAGCTAATTTGTAACATATGCAAGGTGAAGTGGGGCGCATGTGTTCGATGCAGTCATG GTGCTTGCAGAACTTCCTTCCATCCAATGTGTGCGAGAGAGGCAAGACAAAGAATGGAAATTTGGGCAAAATATGGGCTCAATAAT GTTGAATTGAAGGCTTTCTGCTCAAAGCATTCAGAAGTACCAAATAACAGCAACACTGAACCAGAGGATCCTTCTGTCTCCATTGACAAGAATTCAAATATCTCTGACAGTTCTCATGTGACATCGTcaccaaaaaaattaaacaagttGAAAATTGGCGGTAGAAATGGTGATAATGTTGCAGTCAGTGTTGAGACTTCAGATAATTCTGATAAATTCAGTGATAGCAGATCACAGGAGATACCAATGAATGATAGGGGTAAATTCGAGGGGAGCTGCGAGGATGTCAATGCATCTGGGAACCTTAACCTTACCCCTATTTTACAGAAG ctGATTGATTGTGGAAAAGTTGACGTGAAGGATGTGGCGTTGGAGATTGGTGTCTCACCCGATTCTTTATCTGCTTCACTTGCT GATGATAGCGTGGTCCCTGATGTGCAATGCAGAATAGTTAAATGGCTTAAAGACCATACCTACTTGGATCTAATGCAGAAAAATGTAAAAACAAACTTAAGACCGTCATTTGCATCATTGGCCGAGTTTGGAGGTTCTGATGCTCCATTATCAGAGTCTGGTATGTCAGATCCTGTAGCTGTTAAATCAGTACCCCCACGGAGGAGAACAAAAGGTGGTGTTAGGATTTTAAAGGACAACAAAGTTCTTAGCTCATCAGAGCAGGCCTTTTGTGACAATGGGATTCCGCTGGACAAGATTAAATTAGATAAAACTATCAGTGAAGGACCAAAAGATTTGAAAGAAGAGTCCATCAGTGATGTTGTTGAGAAG AATATGACGGTGCTCAATGGGTTACAAGATTCTTTGCCGACACATTCACCTGAAATGGAAG GTTATTCAACTAAGCCCTTAAATTGCAGCCTTTTGCAAAAAGGTCAAGAAGTGGTGACTATTACTCCTTTGCAGACCAACTCGGTGATTGCAAATGTAGATCCATCGTTTTCAGTTGAAAAACCAGTTCCTGAAAGCAA GAAATCGGGGCCAGAAGCTCCTAGTTCTTATGTCCACCCGCCTATGCAGAAGACATTATCACAGATGGAGAACGGGGTGTCTCTAAAGAATCCAATACATG GTTCAAGTCAAGGAGAAGTCTCTCGTGTGGAGGCATCTTCCCATGCAAGTGTTTGCTGTAATCATCAAAATACACATCCAAAATGTTATGATACGATTTGTAAAACTGATGAGAGGAATTTAGAACAGTTGGCTAAGGCTCGTAAACTGGGAGTTCTAGAAATGTCTCCAGAAGATGAAGTGGAAGGAGAACTCATTTATTATCAGCATAGGTTGCAAAACAATATAACTGCGAGAAAGCATTATACTG ATGTTTTGATACGTAATGTTGCTAAGAGTCTGCCGAAAGAGACTGATGCAGCACGGAATCAGAAGTGGGATGCTGTGCTGGTTAACCAATATCTTTGCGAGCTTCGAGAGGCAAAGAAGCAAGGTAGGAAGGAGAGACGGCATAAGGAAGCACAGGCTGTTTTAGCAGCTGCAACTGCTGCAGCTGCTGCCTCTTCTAGGATTTCATCATTTAGGAAAGATGTCGTTGATGAACACCCCCATCAGGAG AATGTGGTGAAGCTGAGCACTTTCAGTGGGAGGTCCAGCTTTTCCTCACAGATGATACCACGGGCAAAAGAGACATTTCCAAGGGTGGCTGTCCCTAGAGTTTCTGTGGAAAAGCACTCTGGTGCAGTTAATTCAGGCTCAGATATCTCTAAAGAACATCCTAGGTCATGTGATATCTGCAGACGTTCTGAGACGATGTTAAACCCGATTTTAGTCTGTTCCAGTTGCAAG GTTGCTGTTCACTTGGATTGCTATCGTAGTGCAAGAGAATCTACAGGTCCATGGTACTGTGAATTATGTGAAGACAAAGCTACTGCCAATGTTTGGGAGAAAGAGCATTTAACTGCAGAATGTGGTTTATGCGGTGGGAAAACTGGTGCTTTTAGGAAATCCTCTGATGGTCAATGGGTCCATGCCTTCTGTGCTGAG TGGGTCTTTGAGTCAACATTCAAAAGGGGACAAGTATCACTGATTGATGGAATG GACACAGTTTCTAAGGGCCTTGATTTCTGTTATATCTGCCGACGCAAATTTGGTGTCTGCATAAAG TGCAGCTATGGCCATTGTCAGGCAACATTTCATCCCTCCTGTGGTAGAAGTTCTGACTTTTATATGAATGTAAAAACTCTTGGTGGGAAGCAGCAACACAAGGCATACTGTGAGAGGCATAGCCTTGAGCAGAGGGCGAAG GCTGATACACAAAAACATGGAATGGAGGAATTAAAGAACCTTTATACAATAAGG GCTGAGCTGGAGAGATTACGCCTTATTTGCGAAAGAATTATCAAACGGGAAAAAGTAAAG AGGGAATTACTCATTTGTTCACATGACCTTCTCGCTGTGAAAAGAGATCATGTTGCCCGTTCCGTGCTTGTTAACAGTCCTTTCTTGCTACCGGATGCTAGTTCTGAATCAGCAACAACTTCTCTTAAAGCGCAGACAGATGATTACAGGTCATGCAGTGAGACACTCCAAAGATCAGATGATGTGACTGTAGATAGTACAATTTCTGTTAGGCACAGGACTAGAGTTCCTATAACTATTGATAACGACCAAAGGACAGATGATGACAGCTCCACATCCCAAAATCAATTTACCCACAATCTTTTGGATAGGATGCAATTTTCTGAGAAACAGATTCCATTCAGACCTTCTGCCGCGACTTGTAATCTTTCAGAAGATGGTGGATACAGGTCAAAATCTAAGAAG CATGCCGAGATGTTTTCGAAAGAACTGGTGATGACATCAGATCAGGCATCGGTGAAAAATATGCTATTACCCAAAGGATATGCATATGTTCCTGCTGATTGCATTCCAAATGAGAAGCAGGCCAACCAGGATACTTGTTCTGGTGAACGACCAGAAGGAGATGGGTAG
- the LOC133742664 gene encoding F-box protein At1g70590-like, which translates to MFNLFSNPTTSVDVHQQKSRYINGMRKRSRWERRETTAFPLLNTKQGGELHHKIFWKTSNRFSTSSPRDFSDLPQELVTKIGASLSYGNLKAASLVCKSWCDALRPARKAMKYKEYERWGKQFKQGLCGFLPNIHNALKMFLKAAEYGSTRAMVDAGLIYWKRGEKDKACVLYRRAAELGDRNAQFNLGLSYVPVQPPPEEAIKWLSLAAFQGHAGAQYQLAHCLRQGGNMEEAAGWCLRAAEGGYVRAMYNVSMCYKYGEGLVQCDHQARKWMKLAADCGHSKAQDYVLHHQKVYSIV; encoded by the coding sequence ATGTTTAATTTGTTTAGCAATCCTACAACCTCAGTTGACGTACATCAGCAAAAATCCAGATACATAAACGGAATGAGGAAGCGAAGTCGATGGGAACGCCGGGAAACGACGGCGTTTCCGTTATTGAACACCAAGCAAGGAGGCGAACTCCATCACAAAATCTTCTGGAAAACCAGCAACCGATTCTCCACATCATCCCCAAGGGATTTCTCGGATCTTCCCCAAGAACTGGTAACCAAAATCGGTGCGTCGCTCAGCTACGGCAACCTAAAAGCGGCGTCGTTGGTGTGCAAGTCGTGGTGCGACGCGCTTCGGCCGGCGAGAAAGGCCATGAAGTACAAAGAATACGAGCGTTGGGGAAAGCAGTTCAAGCAAGGCCTCTGTGGTTTTCTACCTAATATACACAATGCTCTCAAGATGTTCTTGAAGGCTGCGGAGTACGGATCAACAAGGGCTATGGTAGACGCCGGACTGATATATTGGAAGAGAGGCGAGAAGGACAAGGCCTGTGTTTTGTATCGGAGAGCTGCGGAGCTCGGAGACCGGAATGCGCAGTTCAATTTGGGACTTTCATATGTGCCAGTTCAACCTCCTCCAGAGGAAGCTATAAAGTGGTTATCTCTTGCTGCTTTTCAAGGCCATGCCGGAGCTCAATACCAACTTGCACATTGTCTGCGTCAGGGTGGGAACATGGAAGAAGCGGCCGGGTGGTGTTTGAGAGCCGCAGAAGGTGGTTATGTACGTGCTATGTATAATGTATCCATGTGCTACAAGTATGGGGAAGGGTTAGTTCAGTGTGATCACCAAGCAAGAAAGTGGATGAAGTTGGCAGCTGATTGTGGCCACAGTAAAGCTCAAGATTATGTACTTCATCACCAGAAAGTTTACTCCATCGTGTAA